Within the Alteromonas sp. M12 genome, the region GAAAGCTGGACACTCGCACAGCGGATCGACATTGCCATCGATTACGATTTGGCGCGGTTTCAACTAAATCATAATCCACTATTCGATGATGGAAAATACCGTTTAACCCTTAGTAAACGAATGACCACTCTGTTTATTTTCGGCGCTGTGTCACAGCCAAGTACGATTGAATATGAGAATAATCAGTGTATCGAAAACATCGTGGCGCAAATTAGTAAAACAGAATCTGCCGATGCAAACATTGTTTATGCAATTCAACCTGACGGCGTTATTCGTCAATTACCTGTAGCCTATTGGAACCAAGAATGCCACCAGGTGATGCCCGGTACACAACTTTATATTCCTTTGGTAGAGTCCCAATGGTTTGCAGATAATAGTCAGCTCAATCAGCTTATCGCTGAACTTGCAGTAAATAGGGTAGTCATTGAATGATCACAATTAAAAGGATGTTAGCTCTTGTTGTAATGACTAACGCCGCGTTAATTAGTTTTATTACATCAACTGCATATGCCTCTGAGCAATCGTTTGACGACGATAATGGAGATGTGTCGCAAATGATTAGGGGCGGAGCCGGTTTAATACAGACTCCCACAGCGCGGATGGCTAAAGAAGGCTCGTTCACTTTAAACTATAACGATATTGATCAATATCGATTTTGGTCAGCAAGCCTGCAGCTTTTCCCGTGGATGGAGTCTACAGTTCGTTATACCGACGTAAGAACACAACTTTATAGCCAAGATCCAAGCTTTAGTGGTGATCAAACCCTAAAAGACAAAGGCATTGATGTTAAGTTTCGACTGATTAAAGAAAGCTATTATTTACCTGATGTTTCATTTGGTTTAACGGATATCGGTGGAACCGGTTTCTTTAGCAGTGAGTTTCTTAACTTTAGTAAAAATCTTGGCCCCTTTGACATACATCTTGGTGTAGGTACCGGTTACCTTGGCGCAGGTGGAAATATCACTAACCCACTGTGTGAAATTAAGGATTCATTTTGTGAGCGTCCTGGTGGATTTGGTGGTCGAGGTGGAAAAATTGACTACAACGAGTTCTTCAAAGGTCCAGCGTCGGTTTTTGGTGGCATTGAGTATAGAACACCTATTGAGGGGCTAACCCTTAAGCTAGAATATGACGGTAATGATTATGTAAATGACCGTGCTGGAACGCTAGAACAAGACAGTGAGTGGAATGTTGGCGCGGTTTATAAATACAATAATTGGGACTTTAACGTAAGTTATCAAAGGGGCAATACCTTTGGTTTTGGCGTGTCATACAACTTCAATATGCACACGGTTAAACAACATAAATTTGATCGCCCACCTAGAGAGCTGAACAATGCGAAACCGGCAGAATCAGTTGAAACAATTAACCGTGATCGCCTGTATGCTGATTTAGTAAATGAAGGCAGTTTTATCATTAATGCAACTCATACTGGTGAAGACGAAATGACGTTTTACGGAACTCAGTTAGGTTACCGTGATCATGATGAGGCAACTCAGCGTGTTGGTAGAATATTAGCTTCCGAGTTACCTGATTCTATTAAAACCTATAAGTTGGTGGATACATTGGCCAACATTCCATTACTCGAAACGAAAATAGATGCGCAAGAATTTAAAGTTGCCGCAAACTATCAGCGTTTAGAAACTGATATTCAATCAGCATACGTTCGTCAAAACCCTACTCAATCCACAGTCGATAATTACCACCCCAAAGATTACTCTGGGGCGTTTTTCAATATGGAAAGCTTTTGGATTCAAACTTTTGGTAATCCAGAGGATTTTTACCTTTATCAAGGTGGTGCATATCTTAACGGCGGTTACCAATTTAATCCAAACTTCTCTGTTCGTGGTGGGTTGAAAGTGACTGTGCTTGAAAACTTCGATAAGTTTAATTTTTTAGTCGACTCTGAAACCTCGCATCTACCTAGAGTGCGCACGCAAGTTCGAGAATATGTAACGCGCAGTAAAGTGACTATGGAAAATGCGTACCTGCATTGGTTCGATAAAATTGCAGAAGATACTTATGCGCAAGTGTATGGTGGTTATTTAGAGACCATGTTTGGTGGTGTGGGTACCGAGGTGCTATATCGCCCTGTAGATAGCAGCCTAGCGTTTGGAGTTGATCTAAACTACGTACAACAACGTGACTTTAATAACGAAACAGGGTTCTTCGATTATAAAGCCTTCACTGGTCATGCGAGTGTTTATTGGACGCCTGAATTTTTACCTGACATGCAGCTAACCGTAAATGCTGGTCAGTTCTTGGCAAAAGATAAAGGCGTTAATATCGATGTAGCTAAACGTTTTGACAGTGGCATTATTGTGGGTGCCTATGCCGCATTTACTAATGTATCAGCTGAGGAATATGGAGAAGGTAGCTTTACCAAAGGATTCTATATTTCCATACCATTTGATCTCTTCTCGTTAGCGCCAGCTAAAGGGCGTGGAAAAATTCCATGGATTCCTATTGGCCGTGATGGCGGGCAAATGTTGCAACGCCCAGTTAAGTTGAAAAATTTGACCGAAGCGAGAGCACCATTTTACGATTAGGATAAAATGATAAGCGGCCCCTAATATTCTGATTGCAAAGTATTAGGGGCTTTAGCGCTCAGATTTTTAGGTTTAAACATGTCAACTAAGTACACTCGAAACGATTATAAAGTTTTTTATCCTATGCAAACCCGCTGGGCTGATAACGATATCTATGGGCATGTTAATAATGTTCAGTATTACGCTTATTTCGACACTGCAGTTAACCGTTATTTAATTGAAGAAGGCGGTTTGAATATTCATAGCGATGCAGTGGTGGGCTTTGTTGTTGAATCAAAATGTCAGTACTTTTCTGCCATTGCGTATCCACAATCTTTGCAAATTGGTTTGCGAGTTTCTCGTTTAGGCAATAGCTCGGTTACCTATGAAATTGGAATTTTTGTTGAGGGAGAGAGTTCACCGTCAGCACAAGGTCATTTTGTGCATGTGTTTGTTGAACAACAATCTAACAAGAGTACTGCTATTCCTTCGAATATTCTTGAAGCCCTTAAATTGATTCAGGTTGAGTAGTCCGTTTTATTGACGTTAATCAGTCTTCAATGGAAATCTCTGGAAGTGGTATTTAAATCTTCCAGTAAGTGACTCAAGTCAGTAATTTTCCCTGCAATGATATGAGTGACATCACCATCGCCACGCTCCAAAATACCGCTAACTTTGATTATTTTTGATTTTAAAAAAGCCTTTTTTTGTGCCCGAGCGGTAGCCTGCCATACCACTACATTGCAACAACCCGTATCATCTTCTAAGGTAATAAAGGTTACTCCTGCTGCGGTGCCTGGTGCTTGTCTACCAATGACCACACCGATAACATTGACTACAGATTTATGCTGCTTTTCAGCCAATTGCTTTGCCGCTGTGTACTTACCTAATTTCCCCGCATTACGTAATAATTTTATCGGATGATGGGTTAACGACATGCTTGTTGCCGCATAGTCTTCAACCATTTCCTCTACATCTGTTGGTGCAACATCAAATAAGAATGATTGTTCCTGATTTTTGAACAAGGGTAATTCCGACTCACTCTCCATTAATGCCCAGCGTGCTTTATAGCGATTCTGGGCCAGTGAGGATAGTGCATTGGCGCTGGCAAGGGCTTCCATATGATCGCGCTGAACTGACAACTGTTTTAGTTCAACAACAGATTTATAGCCGTTTTGGGGGCGTTGATTAACCAGTAGTTGTGCAGCACTCTTCGACAACCCTTTGATCATGCGTAATCCTAGACGTATGGCGAAGGTGTCCCCATCTTTTTGCAAGATATGATCATAATCAGAGTGATTGATGCAGATGGGGAGTATCTTAATGTGATGGCGTTTCGCGTCTTGAATTAATTGTGCTGGTGGATAAAAACCCATGGGCCAACTATTCAACAGACCCACGTAAAATGCCTGCGGGTAATAATACTTAAGCCAAGATGACACGTAGGCAAGTACCGCAAATGATGCCGAGTGGGACTCCGGAAACCCATATTCACCAAAGCCACATATTTGGTTGAATATACGTTGGGCATAATCTTGCGTATAACCTCGTTCAAGCATGCCATTGATGAGTTTGTGTTGGAATTGCATGAGTTGTCCGTTTTTCTTCCAACTTGCCATTGCTCGTCTAAGTTGATCGGCTTCGCCACCGCTAAAACCAGCAGCGACCATAGCCAGTTGAATAACCTGCTCCTGAAAAATGGGTACACCCATGGTTCGACTAAGCACCCCAGCGACTTCTTCTGAGGGATATTCGATAGGCTCCTTGCCATCACGTCTGCGTAAAAATGGATGAACCATGTCACCTTGGATAGGCCCAGGCCTGACAATCGCAATTTGAATCACCAAATCATAATAGGTTTTCGGCTTAAGGCGAGGCAGCATGCTCATTTGCGCACGGGATTCGATTTGAAAAACCCCAACCGTATCGGCTTGTTGAATCATTTTGTAGACTTGTGGATCATCTTCGAGTTTGGTGATCTGCGCTATGCTGAGGGAGTGACCATAGTGCTTTTCGACTAATTGAAAAGATTTACGAATGGCAGTGAGCATACCTAAGGCCAACACATCGACTTTCAATAATCCTAGGCTTTCCAGATCGTCTTTATCCCATTGTATGACGCTGCGCTCTGCCATGGCCGCATTTTCAATAGGTACAAGCTGATATAAAGGACCTGATGAAATAATAAAACCTCCTACATGTTGGGATAGGTGTCTTGGAAAACCCATTATTTCATTGACCAAAGAGATGAAGTGTTTACCTTTTACTGAGGCAGGATCTAGACCTAATTCGGCAATTTGTGCCTGCCAATTTAGACCGCTGTCTCGACGGTTAATATTTTTAATAAAAAAGTCTAGCTGGGTTTCGTTTATCCCCAATGCCTTACCCACTTCCCGTAACGCACTTTTGAAACGGTAGCAGGATACGGTTGCCGCTATGGCGGTGCGTTCCCGTCCATATTTAGTATAGATATATTGAATTACCTCTTCTCTGCGTTGGTGTTCAAAGTCGACATCAATATCAGGGGGCTCATCTCGCTCTTTGGAAATGAAGCGTTCAAATAGCACGTTAATTTGACGAGGATCGACAGAAGTGATCTCTAAACAATAACAAACTACGGAATTCGCCGCCGAACCCCGTCCTTGATATAAAATCTGTTGAGACTGCGCAAATTGCACTACATCATAAATAGTGAGAAAAAAGAATTCATATTCTTGTTCCTCAATGAGTACCAATTCTTTTTCAATAATATTACGAATGTCAGGTTTTATGCCTTCTGGAAAGCGTTTTTGAATACCTACTTCGACTAAGTCTCTAAGGTGTTGTTGGGGGGATTTTCCTTCAGGAATAAGTTCTGCAGGATACTCATATCGCAGCTCTCGCATATTAAAATTGCACATACGGGCAACTTCTACTGAGTTATCCAGCCAACTCCGTTTGAAAAGCTTGTTGAGCTTGTCATGACTACGTAAACAACGTTCACTATTGGATAGTAGTTTACGACCAAGCGCGGCCACCGTAGTACCGTGTTTGATGGCGCTGAGCAGATGCTGTAAAGGGAGGCGACTTGGATTGTGCATTAGCACACCGCCGCAAGCACAGATTGGAAGATCAAATAACTGGCTGAGCTTTTCATAATGGTCGAGCATCGATTGCTCATTGGCAGTGAGGTGACGTTGGGCGGCGATCCATAAACGATTTTTATAGTGCTTTTTTAACCAATTTGCCCAAGGTTCATCAACATTTAGTTTGCCATTGGGCAGCCACAACATTAAGCAATGTTTAATGGTTTTAAGATCCCATTTAGCCAAGCTATATTCACCTTTAGGTGAGCGTCGTCTAGCATTTGTAATGATTCGACATAATTCAGCATAAGCTTCCCGGTTAGGGCATAACAAAACACACCGCAAGCTGTCATCTAGTTTAAAATAACTGCCTACGATGAGTTTAATTGCAAGCTTGTGATCTTTAATTTCGGTGTAAGCCCTTACTACGCCTGCAACAGAACATTCATCAGTAATTGCTATTGCTTCATAGCCTAAAAAATGCGCTTGTTGAATGAGTTCCTGAGGATGGGAAGCACCATGCAAAAAGCTAAAATTAGACTGGCAGAATAACTCAGCGTAGGCCATAGATTGGTCTCTAACTTATCTTTTTAACGAGCACGTTAGCTAAAAAAACCATGGGCAAACCACAAGCTATTACTGGTACGATATATCCATAGCCACTGGCCATGTTGATTACGCGCGATGAAATAGTCTCGGGTGATTGCTTGGTTGTCCCACCATCCAGTACTTATGCGTTCTGGCCCATGTATGATGGATACTTTTTCTGTTAATGGTTGTGGTGTTTGCAGCATAAAGCTTGGTCGTAATGGGTAGGTCGAAATATGTTTAGGTGTTGTTTCCAGTTGGGGTTGCACATATTTATTTACTTTTTCGGGGCGAAAATCATCATCTAACATCACCTTCGAAATCGCCTCTTCTCCTAGCTTGGCTTGTAGCAATGAGATTAATTGTAAATACGTGAGAGTACCCTTGCTGGCACTGAATAAATCGCCTTTATCGGGGCTACGTAATTGGGTTTCGGCGGTACTTAGCTCTAGTGCAAATATGGGCGCTTGTAAAACTAAGTTGTCCAATTTCAATATGCTAAGATTAACCCACTTGTCAGCTTGGTATTCTCCTTGCGCAGAACCTACCTCTAAGGTGAGTGCTTTATTATCTCGTTGATAGAAAGTAAAAATAATCTTCTGAGTAAGCAAATCCCGTATTTTTAAAAACTGCTCTAATGCAGTTAACAACAGTTTTATTGGTGATAGAAGTGTGTCGGTATGACTTATCTCATAAAGTAGTTCTAAGTAACGTTGAAACTTAGATTGGGGATGGTAGAAATCCATTGGATGATGAAATTCACCACT harbors:
- a CDS encoding capsule biosynthesis GfcC family protein, whose protein sequence is MNRLKSLFTVILFSFCINNYANSQVEVTVNGNILNFAENPRLNQVLESIALEQNWYWRASQLFKLDSDIAEKSRQELVKQLSVKSKVADSATFNQLIKQIESWTLAQRIDIAIDYDLARFQLNHNPLFDDGKYRLTLSKRMTTLFIFGAVSQPSTIEYENNQCIENIVAQISKTESADANIVYAIQPDGVIRQLPVAYWNQECHQVMPGTQLYIPLVESQWFADNSQLNQLIAELAVNRVVIE
- a CDS encoding YjbH domain-containing protein, which translates into the protein MITIKRMLALVVMTNAALISFITSTAYASEQSFDDDNGDVSQMIRGGAGLIQTPTARMAKEGSFTLNYNDIDQYRFWSASLQLFPWMESTVRYTDVRTQLYSQDPSFSGDQTLKDKGIDVKFRLIKESYYLPDVSFGLTDIGGTGFFSSEFLNFSKNLGPFDIHLGVGTGYLGAGGNITNPLCEIKDSFCERPGGFGGRGGKIDYNEFFKGPASVFGGIEYRTPIEGLTLKLEYDGNDYVNDRAGTLEQDSEWNVGAVYKYNNWDFNVSYQRGNTFGFGVSYNFNMHTVKQHKFDRPPRELNNAKPAESVETINRDRLYADLVNEGSFIINATHTGEDEMTFYGTQLGYRDHDEATQRVGRILASELPDSIKTYKLVDTLANIPLLETKIDAQEFKVAANYQRLETDIQSAYVRQNPTQSTVDNYHPKDYSGAFFNMESFWIQTFGNPEDFYLYQGGAYLNGGYQFNPNFSVRGGLKVTVLENFDKFNFLVDSETSHLPRVRTQVREYVTRSKVTMENAYLHWFDKIAEDTYAQVYGGYLETMFGGVGTEVLYRPVDSSLAFGVDLNYVQQRDFNNETGFFDYKAFTGHASVYWTPEFLPDMQLTVNAGQFLAKDKGVNIDVAKRFDSGIIVGAYAAFTNVSAEEYGEGSFTKGFYISIPFDLFSLAPAKGRGKIPWIPIGRDGGQMLQRPVKLKNLTEARAPFYD
- a CDS encoding thioesterase family protein, which produces MSTKYTRNDYKVFYPMQTRWADNDIYGHVNNVQYYAYFDTAVNRYLIEEGGLNIHSDAVVGFVVESKCQYFSAIAYPQSLQIGLRVSRLGNSSVTYEIGIFVEGESSPSAQGHFVHVFVEQQSNKSTAIPSNILEALKLIQVE
- a CDS encoding error-prone DNA polymerase encodes the protein MAYAELFCQSNFSFLHGASHPQELIQQAHFLGYEAIAITDECSVAGVVRAYTEIKDHKLAIKLIVGSYFKLDDSLRCVLLCPNREAYAELCRIITNARRRSPKGEYSLAKWDLKTIKHCLMLWLPNGKLNVDEPWANWLKKHYKNRLWIAAQRHLTANEQSMLDHYEKLSQLFDLPICACGGVLMHNPSRLPLQHLLSAIKHGTTVAALGRKLLSNSERCLRSHDKLNKLFKRSWLDNSVEVARMCNFNMRELRYEYPAELIPEGKSPQQHLRDLVEVGIQKRFPEGIKPDIRNIIEKELVLIEEQEYEFFFLTIYDVVQFAQSQQILYQGRGSAANSVVCYCLEITSVDPRQINVLFERFISKERDEPPDIDVDFEHQRREEVIQYIYTKYGRERTAIAATVSCYRFKSALREVGKALGINETQLDFFIKNINRRDSGLNWQAQIAELGLDPASVKGKHFISLVNEIMGFPRHLSQHVGGFIISSGPLYQLVPIENAAMAERSVIQWDKDDLESLGLLKVDVLALGMLTAIRKSFQLVEKHYGHSLSIAQITKLEDDPQVYKMIQQADTVGVFQIESRAQMSMLPRLKPKTYYDLVIQIAIVRPGPIQGDMVHPFLRRRDGKEPIEYPSEEVAGVLSRTMGVPIFQEQVIQLAMVAAGFSGGEADQLRRAMASWKKNGQLMQFQHKLINGMLERGYTQDYAQRIFNQICGFGEYGFPESHSASFAVLAYVSSWLKYYYPQAFYVGLLNSWPMGFYPPAQLIQDAKRHHIKILPICINHSDYDHILQKDGDTFAIRLGLRMIKGLSKSAAQLLVNQRPQNGYKSVVELKQLSVQRDHMEALASANALSSLAQNRYKARWALMESESELPLFKNQEQSFLFDVAPTDVEEMVEDYAATSMSLTHHPIKLLRNAGKLGKYTAAKQLAEKQHKSVVNVIGVVIGRQAPGTAAGVTFITLEDDTGCCNVVVWQATARAQKKAFLKSKIIKVSGILERGDGDVTHIIAGKITDLSHLLEDLNTTSRDFH
- a CDS encoding DNA polymerase Y family protein, which produces MQSLWLYLHFPHLQLDSVCHAIPSPQQRRVEDTSGQINTQHSLVILHHQTNCVLQLNQAAIDAGIRTGMGLGTAAALDQHLQVLPYKSDIEQKKLVEIAEHLYLVTSDICLFPPNGLLLRIHNMLMLYGGLNGYWRVVKNQLKEFQVKYYYASGQSPYAARILARTAWNQVSDHLPMLQHQIGIRQLTDSELDKKTVSKLARVGIHSLADLMALPLKDVAKRFDIDLVTYLGRLSGEFHHPMDFYHPQSKFQRYLELLYEISHTDTLLSPIKLLLTALEQFLKIRDLLTQKIIFTFYQRDNKALTLEVGSAQGEYQADKWVNLSILKLDNLVLQAPIFALELSTAETQLRSPDKGDLFSASKGTLTYLQLISLLQAKLGEEAISKVMLDDDFRPEKVNKYVQPQLETTPKHISTYPLRPSFMLQTPQPLTEKVSIIHGPERISTGWWDNQAITRDYFIARNQHGQWLWIYRTSNSLWFAHGFFS